The Planctomycetia bacterium genome segment TCGTGTTCGCGGTCACCACGATCGGTTATTGGGCCGTCGGCTGGGGCCTGATGTTCGGCAACGGCAATGCCTTCGCTGGCACGGATGGCTTGTTCTTCCTGACGGGCGCCGATAACAGCCCGTCAGTCGCGGACTACGTGGGCGACTACTCTGCCATCGCTTGGGCCGGCGTGCCCCTCTATGGCAAGTTCTTCTTCCAGTTGGTCTTCGCCGGAACCGCGGCCACCATCGTCTCGGGCGCCGTGGCCGAACGTATCAAGTACCTGTCGTTCATCGCCTTTAGCGGTGTGATGGCCATCGCCATCTATCCGATCGTCGGTCACTGGATCTGGGGCGGCGGCTGGTTGGCAGGACGTGGCTTTGTTGACTTCGCCGGCTCGACGGTCGTTCACTCCGTAGGCGGCTGGGCTGCACTTACGGGCGTCTACATTCTTGGTCCGCGTATCGGTAAGTACGGTGCTGACGGCAAGATCAATGCCATCCCCGGCCATAACTTCACGGCCGCCACGATTGGTTGCTTGATTCTCTGGCTTGGCTGGTTCGGCTTCAATCCGGGCAGCACGATGGCCGTCGATCCGGGCGCGATCTGTGATGTCGCTTTGACCACGAACATGGCGGCCGCCGCTGGTACGTTGAGCGCAACCATGGTCGCGTGGCTAATGCTTGGCAAGCCGGACTTGGGCATGACCTTGAACGGCTGCCTCGCCGGGCTGGTGGCGATCACCGCCCCGTGTGCGTTTGTGACCGTTCCGATGTCGCTCGTTATTGGCGCCATCGGCGGTGTCTTAGTCGTCTTCGGCGTATTGTTCTTCGACCGCGCGAAAGCGGACGATCCGGTGGGCGCCACTTCAGTCCATTTGCTGAACGGTGTCTTCGGTACGCTCTGCGTCGGCATCTTCGGCCACCCGGACCTGATCGCCCGCAGCGCGAACGCCGCGCACAAGCCAGGCCTTCTATACGGTGGCGGCGCCGAGCAGTTGATCACGCAGTTGATTGGCGTACTCGCCTGTGCCGGCTACGTCGTCGTCGTGTCCGCCGTCGCCTGGTTGATTATCAAGGCGGTGATGGGCCTGCGTGTTTCGGCCGAGGAAGAATTGGAAGGTCTCGACATCGGCGAACACGGCCACGAGGCGTACCACGGCTTCCAGCTCACCGAGTGAGCCGAGCCCCGAGTGTGGAATTCCACGGCGGGAAGGAACAATGCGTTCCTTCCCGCCCAGAATCCACGCGAGAAGCGAGTGAGAGCAAGATTAAACTCGGCGCGCGACATCCTGTGGCAAATAGAATGGCGCGTCGCCATCCGATATAATGCGGCCTGCCGCAATTCAACCAACACACCAGTTCGAGGCGCAAAGCCATGAAAAAAATCGAAGCGATTATTCGTCACCATAAGACCGAGGCCGTGAAAGAGGCCTTGGTCAAGCTCGGCCATCACGGCATGACCGTGACCGAGGTGCGCGGCTTCGGCCGCCAGAAGGGGCACACCGAAACCTATCGCGGCGCCGAGTACACCGTCGATTTCGTGCCCAAGGTGAAAATCGAAGTCGTCGCCGACGACGCCGTCGCCGACAAGGTTGTCTCGACGATCGTCACCGCCGCTAAGACGGGCCAGATCGGCGACGGGAAGATCTTCATCAGCGAGCTCAAGGACGTCGTTCGCATCCGCACCGGCGAAACCGGCGGCGCTGCTGTCTAGGAATTTGCTCGTTTGTCATTCCGGGAACACCAAGGAGCGAAACCCGGTTTCGCTCCGCGGTGTTTCTGGAGGAGCGCCTGCGTAGTCTCGTTCCCGAGAATGCATGCGCAGCGGTTCCGGGGCGCTCCACCAGGGGCCGGAAAGCGTCCCGCTTGCCACGGAGGTGCGGAAAAGGCACGGAAGCGCAGAAATGAGCTTACGGAAGTCGGGGCGCGGCGTCTGAACGGAATTCAACGCTTCCAGGTCCTGCTTCCTCCGTCTCCTCCGTGGTGAGCCGCTTTTTTTGCGGAAGTTGCCGTTCCGAGAGGGGCCCCCCGCCCAGGAACGGCACCCGGCGCGTTGACAGTCGCCCAGCCAAGCGCAAGAATTGCGGCACGCGGTTCGCGCCGCGATTCGGGCGCATAACTCAGTTGGTTAGAGTGCGATCCTTACACGGTCGAAGTCGGGGGTTCGAGTCCCTCTGCGCCCACTGCCCTCGCCGCCTGCCGGTACTCCAGGCAATGCAGCGTCCAGCAAAGGCGTGCAATTCGCGGGAATCTCTGAGCCGCTGCCTTTTTCTTGTTCACCGTTGCATGCTACTGCCAACGGTTGCTGCGCCGTTTTTTGCACCACTGGTGCACCAAGTGCGCCCATTTCTGCACCGGTAACTGCTCGACCCGCGTCTTGATCGCTTCGGCGTCGCGTTGGTTGACCTTTCCCAGCCGCAGACTCTTCCGCTTGCCGTCTGCGCCGACGAATTGGATACGTCGGCGTCCTGTCTTTTTGTCGTGCGTAATGCTCGCCATGTCATTCGCCTTTTCCTTTTTGCCGCCGCCCCTTGGTTTTGAGTGAAGCCGCCAACCCTTCGAGGACGGCCGCTCGAATTTCGTCGTTGGTCGCGTCACCGCGGAGCACGACGATGACGCCGATCCGACGGGATCGCGTCGACGCACGGCCGAGCAGGTGGCAGCCACAGGCCGACAGCTTTGCCATGACCTGCATCAGTGTCCGGCGAACGCTGCGGTCCGGAGTCGAGACGGCGAGGTGGAAATTGTCGCCGCGCCACAACGTCAACCGGTGACTGTAGACGTGCTTCCAATCTCCGCATTGGTAGGTTTCGAGAAGCGACCGCCACTCATCTCGCAAGTCTTCCACGGCCACTTGATTCCAGTTGGGAGTTTTCATGTGGCGACTCCCTTCTGATCATGTTGCTCACCCAGCGGAGGCGCAGGCGGCATCAGTGGCTGCGTGGTTGCGATCCGGGGATTGATGTAGTTCATCCGGGCCATTTGGGGCGAGCGGTGACCCAACAACGCTGATGCCGAGCCCGGCAGAATTCGTTCCACGTGCGAAGCGGCCGTCCGACGCAACTTCTGAGTTTATTGCGTCTGCTGCTCGGCAGCCCAGCGACCTGGAGCAGCCGCCGGAACAGCTGATGGTATGTGCGCGTGTGACCGAGCCCCGGAAAGATTAACTCCCGCTCCGGCGGGAACGCCGCGTTAATCGCGATCATAGTGACCGGACGTACCGCACGCGTAATCACCTGCCCCGTCTTGTTCATCACAATGGTGATCGAACCATCAGCCAGGATGTCAGCGCGTCGCAGTTTGAGCAGGTCATCGCGACGAACACCCGTTTCGTAGGCCACCAAAATCAAAGCCCGGAAGTAGCTGCCGACATGGACTCTGTTGCGCATCTGGCGATCGAACACGCGGTCATGCGTCGCCACAATCAGTCGCGCCAAGTCCTCCAAACTCCAGGCGTCGGGGATGTTCGCGCGCTGGGGAATCCGGTAACCGCATGGGTCTTCGTGAACGAGTTTATTGCGGCGGGCGTGGCGCCAAATGCTTTCGATCTTGCTCGGGCGACCGTTGATTGTCACAGGCGACAAGCCCCGGGCGAGCAAGTCCGCGCCCCACTCGCTGAGCAGTTCGTCGGTCAAATC includes the following:
- a CDS encoding ammonium transporter, whose product is MTRLRYLALLTMLTVSVLGQPAVSWAQDTPVATETAATADAPVDAATSMPAEAVTEVVVEEAAAAPAEGPSTADIKMMIDTMWVMITGFLVFFMNLGFACVESGMCRAKNAVNILSKNFVVFAVTTIGYWAVGWGLMFGNGNAFAGTDGLFFLTGADNSPSVADYVGDYSAIAWAGVPLYGKFFFQLVFAGTAATIVSGAVAERIKYLSFIAFSGVMAIAIYPIVGHWIWGGGWLAGRGFVDFAGSTVVHSVGGWAALTGVYILGPRIGKYGADGKINAIPGHNFTAATIGCLILWLGWFGFNPGSTMAVDPGAICDVALTTNMAAAAGTLSATMVAWLMLGKPDLGMTLNGCLAGLVAITAPCAFVTVPMSLVIGAIGGVLVVFGVLFFDRAKADDPVGATSVHLLNGVFGTLCVGIFGHPDLIARSANAAHKPGLLYGGGAEQLITQLIGVLACAGYVVVVSAVAWLIIKAVMGLRVSAEEELEGLDIGEHGHEAYHGFQLTE
- a CDS encoding P-II family nitrogen regulator produces the protein MKKIEAIIRHHKTEAVKEALVKLGHHGMTVTEVRGFGRQKGHTETYRGAEYTVDFVPKVKIEVVADDAVADKVVSTIVTAAKTGQIGDGKIFISELKDVVRIRTGETGGAAV